One part of the Tachysurus fulvidraco isolate hzauxx_2018 chromosome 23, HZAU_PFXX_2.0, whole genome shotgun sequence genome encodes these proteins:
- the elovl4b gene encoding elongation of very long chain fatty acids protein 4b, which translates to MDTVLHLINDTEEFYRWSLTIADKRVEQWPMMSSPLPTLGFSVLYLLFLWAGPQYMQHRDAFKLRKTLIIYNFSMVLLNFYICKELLLGSRSAGYSYLCQPVNYSNDVNEVRIASALWWYYISKGVEFLDTVFFIMRKKFNQISFLHVYHHCTMFILWWIGVKWVPGGQSFFGATINSGIHVLMYSYYGLAAVGPHMHKYLWWKKYLTIIQMIQFHVTIGHAAYSLYSGCPFPAWMQWALIAYAITFIILFANFYYQTYRLRPRSKSHKSSCNGVPESSTPNGSVRSVEHLEENGRKHKKERTKKE; encoded by the exons ATGGATACGGTGCTTCACCTCATCAATGACACAGAAGAGTTTTACAGATGGAGCCTTACCATAGCAg acAAGCGGGTGGAGCAGTGGCCGATGATGTCATCACCCCTCCCCACATTGGGCTTCAGTGTGCTGTATTTGCTCTTCCTGTGGGCGGGGCCTCAATACATGCAGCACCGAGATGCTTTCAAACTGCGCAAAACTCTCATCATCTACAACTTCAGCATGGTGCTGCTCAACTTCTACATCTGCAAAGAG CTGTTGTTGGGTTCCAGATCAGCAGGATACAGCTACCTCTGTCAACCTGTTAACTACTCCAACGATGTCAATGAAGTTAgg atagcGTCAGCTCTCTGGTGGTACTACATCTCTAAAGGTGTGGAGTTTTTAGACACTGTGTTCTTCATCATGAGGAAGAAGTTTAACCAGATCAGCTTCCTGCACGTCTACCATCACTGCACCATGTTCATCCTCTGGTGGATCGGTGTCAAATGGGTCCCCGGAGGCCAGT CATTTTTCGGTGCAACTATAAACTCAGGGATCCACGTGCTGATGTACAGCTACTACGGTCTCGCAGCTGTGGGtccacacatgcacaaataccTTTGGTGGAAGAAATACCTCACTATCATTCAGATG attcAGTTCCACGTCACTATCGGTCATGCAGCTTACTCTCTTTACTCCGGCTGTCCGTTCCCAGCATGGATGCAGTGGGCCCTCATCGCTTACgccatcaccttcatcatcctcttcgCCAACTTTTACTACCAGACCTACCGCCTACGGCCGCGTTCTAAATCACACAAGAGCAGCTGTAACGGTGTCCCTGAGTCGTCCACACCTAATGGCTCAGTGAGGAGCGTGGAGCACCTCGAGGAGAATGGGAGGAAACACAAGAAGGAACGAACAAAGAAGGAGTGA